In Solenopsis invicta isolate M01_SB chromosome 13, UNIL_Sinv_3.0, whole genome shotgun sequence, one DNA window encodes the following:
- the LOC105203700 gene encoding uncharacterized protein LOC105203700 gives MCDSRATKRHHQRRTASVEQFGTRDDTIRPCCQREKTDIENKERPSRQPGFHRPFFLWGLDIRLQGSLSTNDLLLPLLDPGQPPPLSAVLDGLGQLPLSLRSFVRSVEIIHSLRLANM, from the exons ATGTGCGATTCGAGAGCGACAAAGAGACATCATCAACGAAGAACGGCCTCCGTGGAGCAATTCG GAACTCGGGACGATACGATACGACCATGCTGTCAACGAGAGAAAACTGATATTGAGAACAAAGAAAGGCCATCCCGGCAACCCGGCTTCCACCGCCCCTTCTTCTTGTGGGGCCTGGATATCAGACTACAAGGGAGTCTTAGTACCAATGATTTACTGCTTCCTTTGTTGGATCCTGGCCAGCCACCGCCCCTGAGTGCGGTGTTGGATGGTCTAGGACAATTGCCTTTGTCCCTCCGATCGTTTGTGCGCTCTGTCGAAATCATCCACAGCCTACGATTGGCTAATATGTGA